The DNA region CTTGCGATAAGCTCGCACTGATGTCGCCGTCGGCAGCGACCCAGGCCACTTCCTTCTTCCAAGGCAATTGGATGATGGAGGATGCATCCGGAACCGCAAAGAGATCGGGATTCGCGGGCGTCAGATCGAGCTGGGTCGCGAAACCCGCGAAACTGGTGCGCCTGTTCGGCAGCTGAGCGGCGCGGTCAGGTTTCCGGAAAGAGCTTCGGGAACAACGTATCGAGCGCGTCGGCGGGAAAGCGCAGCGATACGGGCCCCTTGGGGGTGTCCGAAGCCAGCAGGCCGAGCGCGATCACCTCGTTGAACACCCTCCTTGCCGTTCGCTCCGGCAGGCCGGTGATGCGCGCGATCTCGCCGCGCTCGAATTCGCCGCGCATCAACGCTTCTTCCAGAAGACGGCCCGCCTCCGGCTTCAGCTCGCTTTGCGCGGCGTAGCCGCGCAGCCGCTTGGCCAGCGTGCCGAGATCGAACAGGCCGGACATGAACGTCACCTGGTCGAGGCAGACGCGCAGGAACCACAGCGTAAAGTCGTCCAACGCGCGCAGCGAGAGGGTGCCGCGCCCGTCGCGGTCGCCCTGACGCGGCATGTCGGCATGGTCCATCATGCTCTTGTAGTCCGTGCGGCTTTTCAGGCCACGCGCCAGGCCGCGCGAAATCGACCACAGGCCATGCGCGGCGATGCCGGCTTCATGCGCCATGGCATGGCTCATCAGGCGACTGACGCGGCCGTTGCCGTCCGGGAACGGGTGGATGAAGTTGAAGCGGTGATGCGCCGCGGGGATGGCGAGAACGCGGCCTGCTTTGCCGAGCTTCGCAATGCGGTAGCGCGTCTCGAAATACTGCATGAACGCATCCACGCGCGTGCTGGAGGGTGGCTCGTGCCGGCCAACCGCGACGTCGTGCTCGGGCTGCGAACGCCATTCCCCCGGCACCATCAGGAATTCGCGACCGGCGCCTTTGATGCGCAGCATCGGCTCCTCGGCATCGCGGTAAAACTCCGCATGCAGCCACCGGAGGAAATCGCAGGACGCGGGCTCAGGCAGCGTGCCGCCTGCGGCCAGCCGGTCGAT from Mesorhizobium sp. NBSH29 includes:
- a CDS encoding Fic family protein; amino-acid sequence: MEETVQRIEPARLEETSEILSDVLAELVAASATLGSRLHPRTAANLADLVHIMNTYYSNLIEGHDTRPRDIERALAGQFDQDEDRRNLQLEAAAHVRLQAEIDRLAAGGTLPEPASCDFLRWLHAEFYRDAEEPMLRIKGAGREFLMVPGEWRSQPEHDVAVGRHEPPSSTRVDAFMQYFETRYRIAKLGKAGRVLAIPAAHHRFNFIHPFPDGNGRVSRLMSHAMAHEAGIAAHGLWSISRGLARGLKSRTDYKSMMDHADMPRQGDRDGRGTLSLRALDDFTLWFLRVCLDQVTFMSGLFDLGTLAKRLRGYAAQSELKPEAGRLLEEALMRGEFERGEIARITGLPERTARRVFNEVIALGLLASDTPKGPVSLRFPADALDTLFPKLFPET